A stretch of [Clostridium] scindens DNA encodes these proteins:
- a CDS encoding cobyric acid synthase, with protein sequence MAKTIMIQGTMSNAGKSLICAGLCRIFRQDGYKVAPFKSQNMALNSFITEEGLEMGRAQVVQAEAAGIAPQVQMNPILLKPTNDMGSQVIVNGEVQKNMSAREYFAYKKQLIPDIKKAFRQLEEAYDIIVIEGAGSPAEINLKEDDIVNMGMAKMAKAPVLLVGDIDRGGVFAQLLGTLMLLDEDEKEMVKGLIINKFRGDKTILDPGIDMLAERGGIPVVGVAPYLDVEIEDEDSLTERFHGQKECARVDIAVIRTPRISNFTDFMLLENLNGVSLRYVDHPSKLGSPDMIILPGTKNTMEDLRWMRQNGLEARVVRAASQGTAIWGICGGYQMLGDILRDPEGIEAGGTMKGMGLLPLETIFTKEKTRTRVDGRFLKVEGILAGLEGISFEGYEIHMGETRSSLPAMSEIKNCARKQEFSQRTRQSMDGVSLGNVYGTYIHGIFDREDVVTAVVRALAARKGIALDDLKAVDLKEFKERQYDLLADGLRRHLDMEKIYEILEGGI encoded by the coding sequence ATGGCTAAGACGATTATGATACAGGGGACCATGTCCAATGCAGGCAAAAGCCTGATCTGCGCAGGATTGTGCCGGATATTCAGACAGGATGGATATAAGGTGGCGCCTTTTAAGTCGCAGAATATGGCGCTGAACTCGTTTATCACGGAAGAGGGACTGGAAATGGGAAGGGCCCAGGTGGTGCAGGCAGAGGCGGCAGGCATTGCGCCTCAGGTGCAGATGAACCCGATACTCTTAAAGCCAACCAATGACATGGGCTCCCAGGTGATCGTCAATGGAGAAGTTCAAAAAAACATGAGCGCAAGAGAGTATTTTGCCTATAAGAAGCAGCTGATACCGGATATTAAGAAGGCTTTCCGCCAGCTGGAGGAAGCGTATGATATTATCGTGATCGAGGGGGCGGGAAGCCCTGCCGAGATTAATCTGAAGGAGGATGATATCGTCAATATGGGGATGGCAAAGATGGCTAAGGCCCCGGTATTGCTGGTAGGGGACATTGACAGAGGCGGCGTTTTCGCCCAGCTGCTGGGAACCTTGATGCTGCTTGACGAGGATGAGAAAGAGATGGTCAAAGGGCTGATTATCAACAAGTTCCGCGGCGATAAGACGATTCTGGATCCGGGGATAGACATGCTTGCAGAACGCGGGGGGATCCCGGTGGTGGGAGTCGCGCCGTACCTTGACGTGGAGATTGAAGATGAGGACAGCCTGACAGAGCGGTTTCATGGACAAAAAGAATGCGCGCGCGTTGATATCGCGGTTATACGCACGCCCAGGATTTCTAATTTTACGGATTTTATGCTCCTTGAGAATCTGAATGGGGTGTCCCTTAGATATGTGGATCATCCGTCGAAACTTGGCTCTCCGGACATGATTATCCTTCCCGGAACTAAGAATACAATGGAAGATCTGCGCTGGATGCGTCAGAACGGGCTGGAAGCCAGAGTGGTGCGGGCAGCGTCCCAGGGAACGGCAATCTGGGGAATCTGCGGCGGATACCAGATGCTGGGCGATATTTTAAGAGACCCGGAGGGGATCGAGGCCGGCGGCACGATGAAAGGAATGGGGCTGCTTCCGTTGGAGACCATATTTACAAAGGAAAAGACCAGAACCCGGGTGGATGGAAGATTCCTGAAGGTGGAGGGGATTCTGGCTGGATTGGAGGGCATATCTTTTGAAGGATACGAGATCCACATGGGCGAGACGAGATCAAGCCTGCCAGCCATGAGCGAGATCAAGAACTGCGCCAGAAAGCAGGAATTCAGCCAAAGGACACGCCAAAGCATGGATGGAGTCTCTCTGGGGAACGTATATGGAACGTATATCCATGGAATCTTTGACCGGGAAGACGTGGTGACAGCCGTTGTTCGGGCGCTGGCGGCAAGAAAGGGAATTGCCCTGGACGATCTGAAGGCTGTAGATTTAAAGGAATTCAAAGAAAGACAGTATGATCTGCTTGCAGACGGCCTTCGGAGGCATCTGGATATGGAGAAGATATACGAGATTCTGGAAGGGGGGATTTGA
- a CDS encoding pyridoxal phosphate-dependent aminotransferase → MNGQARQIQIHGGDIYRNRNVTDYSVNSNPLGPPDAVLEALHEHAGDIVHYPDVCCQELKEAIGRFEGVSSGEIICGNGAAELFFAAVLAVRPKKALVCAPSFAEYARALVASGADIRYYRLAQSDGYKVKEDILEEITKDIGMMFLCNPNNPTGELTDQPLLLKILDKCRSCGVLLVLDECFLDFLPKPHKYEMAGARGAYPNLLLIKAFTKIFCMPGLRLGYGISSDKGLLSRMTDVIQPWNVSVLAQACGVAALKDCKEYLEKTRDYVEKEKRGLIEVLSGNGCPVFGSKANYIFFQAKEGLYEEALKEGLLIRDCGNYEGLAPGYYRIAVRTKEENERMAAWLRRL, encoded by the coding sequence ATGAACGGCCAGGCCAGGCAGATACAGATTCATGGAGGAGACATATACAGGAACAGGAACGTAACAGACTATTCCGTCAACAGCAATCCTCTGGGACCTCCGGACGCGGTGCTGGAAGCGCTTCATGAACATGCAGGGGATATTGTGCATTACCCGGATGTATGCTGCCAGGAATTAAAAGAAGCAATCGGGCGCTTTGAGGGGGTATCGTCCGGCGAGATCATCTGCGGCAACGGGGCTGCGGAACTGTTTTTTGCGGCGGTGCTGGCCGTTCGTCCGAAAAAGGCGCTGGTCTGCGCGCCATCCTTTGCCGAATATGCCCGGGCGCTTGTGGCATCAGGCGCGGATATCCGGTACTATAGGCTGGCCCAGTCTGACGGATACAAGGTAAAGGAGGATATCCTGGAGGAGATTACAAAGGACATTGGCATGATGTTCCTGTGCAATCCCAATAACCCGACGGGAGAATTGACGGATCAGCCATTGCTTCTTAAGATTCTGGATAAATGCCGGTCCTGCGGCGTGCTTCTGGTGCTGGACGAATGCTTCCTGGACTTTCTGCCAAAGCCCCATAAGTATGAGATGGCCGGGGCAAGAGGAGCCTATCCCAACCTGCTCCTGATCAAGGCATTTACCAAAATATTCTGCATGCCGGGCCTGCGGCTTGGCTATGGGATCAGTTCTGATAAGGGGCTGCTGTCTAGGATGACAGACGTCATACAGCCATGGAACGTGTCGGTACTGGCCCAGGCCTGCGGAGTCGCGGCCCTGAAGGATTGTAAAGAGTATCTGGAAAAGACCAGGGACTATGTGGAAAAAGAGAAGAGAGGACTGATCGAAGTGCTGTCTGGCAATGGCTGCCCCGTGTTCGGATCCAAAGCCAACTACATCTTCTTTCAGGCAAAAGAAGGGCTTTATGAGGAGGCGCTTAAGGAAGGCCTCCTGATCAGAGACTGTGGAAATTATGAAGGACTTGCGCCGGGATACTACCGGATTGCGGTCCGAACAAAAGAAGAGAACGAAAGGATGGCAGCATGGCTAAGACGATTATGA
- the cbiB gene encoding adenosylcobinamide-phosphate synthase CbiB: MLDLILGDPRWLYHPVRMIGLLITILERIIRNCLPKSKWGERIGGAILAAACVVISVAVPILILAAAYRIQWWLGILAEGFMCYQILAVKSLKTESDKVYRALKEEGIEAGRNAVSMIVGRDTDSLDEVGVTKAAVETVAENTSDGVIAPLFYMMIGGAVLGFAYKAVNTMDSMIGYKNEKYQYFGTAAARLDDAANYIPARLSAWLMIGAAGILGLDWRNAIRIYQRDRHNHKSPNAAQTESVMAGALDIRLAGNAWYFGKLYEKPSIGDAIRAVEPEDIRRSHKLLYGTAVLAAGVFLTAKVVILALLMTI, from the coding sequence GTGCTGGATCTGATCCTGGGCGATCCCAGGTGGCTTTATCATCCGGTGCGGATGATCGGATTGCTGATTACAATATTAGAAAGAATTATAAGAAACTGCCTGCCGAAATCTAAGTGGGGCGAGAGGATTGGAGGAGCCATACTGGCGGCGGCATGCGTAGTCATAAGCGTGGCAGTGCCCATCCTGATTCTTGCCGCAGCCTATCGGATACAGTGGTGGCTTGGAATATTGGCGGAAGGCTTCATGTGCTACCAGATTCTGGCGGTAAAGTCCTTAAAGACAGAGAGTGACAAGGTATACCGGGCATTAAAGGAAGAAGGGATTGAAGCGGGAAGGAATGCAGTTTCCATGATCGTGGGAAGGGACACGGACAGCCTTGACGAAGTAGGAGTGACAAAAGCCGCTGTAGAGACGGTGGCGGAGAATACCTCCGATGGCGTGATCGCTCCTTTGTTTTATATGATGATCGGAGGTGCCGTGCTTGGCTTTGCCTATAAGGCTGTCAACACGATGGATTCCATGATCGGATATAAGAATGAGAAATACCAGTACTTTGGAACGGCGGCAGCCAGGCTGGACGATGCGGCCAATTACATTCCAGCCAGGCTTTCCGCCTGGCTGATGATCGGTGCGGCTGGCATTTTGGGGCTGGATTGGCGCAACGCCATCCGTATCTATCAGAGGGACCGCCATAATCATAAAAGCCCCAATGCGGCGCAGACAGAGTCTGTGATGGCGGGAGCCCTGGATATCAGGCTTGCGGGAAATGCGTGGTATTTTGGAAAATTGTATGAGAAGCCCAGCATTGGCGATGCGATAAGGGCAGTGGAGCCGGAAGATATCAGAAGATCCCATAAACTGCTATATGGCACGGCAGTGTTGGCGGCGGGAGTATTTCTGACGGCAAAGGTTGTCATACTGGCACTGCTGATGACCATTTAA
- a CDS encoding histidine phosphatase family protein, producing MMKIYLIRHSITEGNRRKRYIGRTDEPLCTQGVKLLEGRTYPRVDKVYASPMKRCLQTAGIIYPDMRPLVIEELAECDFGLFENKNYQELSGYPYYQQWVDSNGTLPFPQGESKEAFTKRSLRGFDKVLEDMRETQKETAALIVHGGTIMSIMDAYACPKGSYFEFQVGNGEGYELVITNDLPSADGICAGSDPGRSQVALSSGADDRIADYNIRKNYKKLPAEI from the coding sequence ATGATGAAAATCTATTTGATCCGCCATTCCATCACCGAGGGCAATCGACGGAAGCGGTATATCGGACGGACAGACGAGCCTCTGTGCACACAGGGCGTAAAACTTCTGGAAGGCAGGACATATCCCCGGGTGGACAAGGTCTATGCTAGTCCTATGAAGCGATGCCTTCAGACGGCTGGCATCATCTATCCGGATATGCGGCCTTTGGTTATTGAGGAACTGGCAGAGTGCGATTTTGGCTTGTTTGAGAATAAGAATTATCAGGAACTTTCCGGATACCCGTATTACCAGCAGTGGGTTGACAGCAACGGGACACTGCCTTTTCCGCAAGGAGAGAGCAAAGAAGCATTCACGAAGAGGAGCCTGAGGGGATTTGATAAAGTGCTGGAAGATATGAGAGAGACACAGAAAGAGACGGCGGCTCTTATCGTGCATGGAGGCACGATCATGAGCATTATGGATGCTTACGCCTGCCCGAAAGGCAGTTATTTTGAGTTTCAGGTGGGAAATGGAGAAGGATATGAACTTGTTATTACGAATGATTTGCCCAGTGCTGATGGGATTTGTGCTGGATCTGATCCTGGGCGATCCCAGGTGGCTTTATCATCCGGTGCGGATGATCGGATTGCTGATTACAATATTAGAAAGAATTATAAGAAACTGCCTGCCGAAATCTAA
- a CDS encoding bifunctional adenosylcobinamide kinase/adenosylcobinamide-phosphate guanylyltransferase, translating into MILIVGGAYQGKAAFAESLFPKIRWTDGETCDFADLYECQGILRFHAYIRRMLEKGQDVDDLVEKLMRRNPGAVVITDEIGYGIVPVDAFLREYREAAGRVCTKLAANAKEVWRVSCGIGTRIKG; encoded by the coding sequence ATGATACTGATTGTTGGCGGAGCATACCAGGGGAAGGCGGCATTTGCAGAGAGCCTGTTTCCAAAGATCAGGTGGACGGACGGGGAAACTTGCGACTTTGCGGATCTCTATGAGTGCCAGGGCATTTTACGATTTCATGCTTATATCCGGCGGATGCTGGAAAAAGGACAGGATGTGGATGATCTTGTGGAGAAGCTGATGCGAAGGAACCCCGGGGCGGTGGTCATAACCGATGAGATCGGCTATGGAATCGTGCCGGTAGACGCCTTTTTGCGGGAGTACCGGGAGGCAGCCGGGAGAGTATGCACGAAGCTGGCCGCGAACGCAAAAGAGGTCTGGCGGGTATCCTGTGGAATTGGAACGAGGATCAAGGGATGA
- a CDS encoding adenosylcobinamide-GDP ribazoletransferase encodes MKRLWNSFKIAFSMYSRIPMPHSEWTEENTSYAMCFFPWIGGIIGIVTWGIYHLEEWLASYGIDYGSLFFTILMVVAPIIITGGIHMDGFLDTQDALSSYQPRERRLEILKDSHAGAFAIISCAVYLMLYVAVYSALTSRAVVVIGFGFMLSRTLSGLSVITFPQARQKGLAATFSQNAARKATRSVLLLYLAGLIAAMLAAGGLAGAGALLGAGGMYLYYYRMSLKKFGGITGDLAGYFLQMCELIMAACVILVEGVLR; translated from the coding sequence ATGAAACGATTATGGAACAGTTTTAAAATAGCATTTTCCATGTATAGCAGGATTCCCATGCCGCACAGCGAATGGACAGAGGAAAATACATCCTATGCTATGTGTTTTTTTCCATGGATAGGCGGTATTATAGGGATCGTAACATGGGGGATTTATCATCTGGAAGAATGGCTCGCAAGTTATGGGATTGATTATGGAAGCCTGTTTTTCACCATACTGATGGTAGTGGCGCCAATCATCATTACTGGGGGCATCCACATGGACGGCTTTTTGGATACTCAGGACGCCCTCAGTTCTTACCAGCCGAGGGAGCGCAGGCTGGAGATTCTGAAGGATTCCCATGCAGGAGCCTTTGCGATCATATCCTGCGCAGTCTATCTAATGCTGTATGTGGCAGTCTATTCTGCCTTGACTTCCCGCGCTGTCGTAGTGATTGGATTCGGATTCATGTTATCCAGGACCTTAAGCGGACTGTCGGTCATCACATTTCCGCAGGCGCGTCAAAAGGGGCTTGCCGCCACATTTTCCCAGAATGCGGCGAGGAAGGCCACCAGAAGCGTTCTGCTCTTATATCTGGCAGGACTGATCGCAGCGATGCTGGCGGCAGGAGGGCTTGCAGGCGCAGGCGCGCTTCTGGGGGCAGGAGGAATGTATCTGTATTATTATCGCATGTCCCTTAAGAAATTTGGCGGGATTACCGGGGATCTGGCGGGATACTTCCTGCAGATGTGTGAATTGATTATGGCGGCCTGCGTGATTCTTGTGGAAGGAGTGTTAAGATGA
- a CDS encoding bifunctional adenosylcobinamide kinase/adenosylcobinamide-phosphate guanylyltransferase, whose amino-acid sequence MIHLITGGSASGKSAYAEDWLLGAEGEARKSAANDYASKDVYLYVATMIPYGRETMEKILRHRRLREGKGFVTLECPRNLADANIPGNRGVLLECVSNLAANELYGQNGRIKDVKETREAILKGIRHLAEYTDRLAIVTNEVNCDVNDYSKETEEYRMLIGQVNQKIADMADMVTEVVYGIPVEIKRS is encoded by the coding sequence ATGATACATCTGATCACAGGAGGGAGCGCAAGCGGCAAGTCCGCCTATGCAGAAGACTGGCTTCTTGGAGCGGAAGGCGAAGCTAGAAAAAGTGCAGCCAATGATTATGCCTCCAAAGACGTATATCTTTATGTGGCGACTATGATCCCCTATGGCAGGGAGACAATGGAAAAGATCCTGCGCCATAGACGCCTGCGGGAAGGAAAGGGATTCGTCACCCTGGAGTGCCCGAGAAACCTGGCAGACGCCAATATTCCCGGGAACCGGGGAGTCCTGCTGGAGTGCGTCTCCAATCTTGCGGCAAACGAACTCTATGGACAGAATGGAAGGATAAAGGACGTAAAGGAAACCCGGGAAGCAATTCTAAAAGGCATCCGGCATCTGGCGGAGTATACGGATCGTCTGGCTATCGTGACGAATGAAGTGAATTGTGATGTGAATGACTATAGCAAGGAGACAGAAGAATACCGGATGCTTATAGGCCAGGTCAACCAGAAGATCGCTGACATGGCGGATATGGTAACAGAGGTCGTCTATGGAATACCGGTGGAGATAAAAAGATCATGA
- the cobT gene encoding nicotinate-nucleotide--dimethylbenzimidazole phosphoribosyltransferase: MTIEKIIDSIEPIDRKAMEEAGKRWNSIAKPLHSLGRLEEDIIKVAGMTGNADVRLDKKALIVMCADNGVVEEGVTQTGQEVTAIVAENFLTGNTSAAIMCKKAGVDLFPIDIGMAAATKVPDYKVAYGTRNIALGPAMSREEAVQAVMTGVKLAGKAKNEGYQILATGEMGIGNTTTSSAIASVLTGCSPEQMTGRGAGLSTDGLRRKVEAIKKAIAVNRPDKADALDVLSKVGGFDICGMAGIFLGGAYYKVPVVMDGFISAAAALAAVRMCPAAGGYILASHASKEPGMQALLKELDMSAPLCCSMSLGEGTGAVAYLPILEMAAEVYRKMSTFSDNKIEDYKELGEES, encoded by the coding sequence ATGACCATAGAGAAGATAATAGATAGTATAGAGCCCATTGACAGGAAGGCGATGGAAGAAGCGGGGAAGCGCTGGAATTCCATTGCCAAGCCCCTCCACAGCCTGGGAAGGCTGGAAGAAGATATAATAAAGGTTGCCGGCATGACCGGAAATGCAGATGTGCGCCTGGACAAAAAGGCGCTGATCGTGATGTGCGCAGACAACGGCGTGGTAGAGGAAGGCGTGACGCAGACCGGTCAGGAAGTGACGGCGATCGTAGCAGAGAATTTCCTTACCGGCAATACCAGCGCGGCGATCATGTGCAAGAAGGCAGGAGTGGATTTGTTTCCGATTGACATTGGAATGGCTGCGGCTACGAAGGTTCCGGATTATAAAGTTGCCTATGGAACCAGGAACATTGCCTTGGGACCGGCCATGTCCAGGGAAGAAGCCGTACAGGCAGTGATGACAGGCGTCAAGCTGGCCGGGAAGGCAAAAAATGAAGGCTACCAGATTCTGGCTACCGGCGAGATGGGAATCGGCAACACCACCACCAGCAGCGCCATAGCCAGCGTGCTTACCGGATGTTCGCCAGAGCAGATGACCGGGCGGGGAGCCGGACTTAGTACGGATGGACTGAGGCGAAAGGTTGAAGCAATCAAGAAGGCAATCGCTGTGAACCGGCCAGATAAGGCGGATGCGCTGGATGTCCTTTCAAAGGTAGGCGGATTCGATATCTGCGGTATGGCAGGGATATTTTTAGGCGGCGCGTACTACAAGGTTCCCGTGGTGATGGACGGATTCATATCTGCGGCGGCAGCCTTGGCGGCAGTCCGGATGTGCCCGGCCGCAGGCGGATACATCCTCGCATCCCATGCGTCGAAAGAACCGGGGATGCAGGCCCTTCTTAAGGAACTTGACATGTCGGCGCCCTTGTGCTGCAGCATGAGCCTAGGGGAGGGAACCGGCGCAGTGGCGTATCTTCCAATTCTTGAGATGGCAGCAGAAGTGTACCGGAAGATGAGTACATTCAGCGACAACAAGATTGAAGACTATAAGGAACTAGGAGAAGAGTCATGA
- a CDS encoding cobyrinate a,c-diamide synthase: MSVIRVPRLMMTALSSATGKTMITCGILQALKNRGVRCAPFKCGPDYIDPMFHKAVLGMDSENLDTFLCGRDEVRSILARRGRGMEIALIEGVMGYYDGLGGISCEASAYDVADATDTPAVLIVDCKGASKSVIPVIQGILNYQEDSHIKGVILNRLSPMMYGRMKEMIEKETRIEVLGYVPVLEDCELESRHLGLKMPHEVDGLEERLLRISRTLEETLEIDRMLSLAETAPEIEVQEEQASGRNRKTGRTEEVRVGLARDEAFCFMYQENLRLLQDWGIRLVPFSPLHDAALPADLHGLLLYGGYPELYAQTLSRNVGMRESIRRAVTGGMPCMAECGGFMYLMEEMEDADGKRYPMAGVLEGKCYPTPRLKRFGYITLTGGQAFGKDVGDIPAHEFHYYDADRCGEGYTARKPLSERSWKCMVSTDTMLAGYPHIHYDGNQEVARAFLEACRKRKNDDHREDNR, from the coding sequence ATGAGCGTAATACGTGTGCCAAGACTGATGATGACAGCCTTAAGCAGCGCAACGGGAAAGACGATGATCACCTGCGGGATTCTACAGGCGTTGAAGAATCGAGGCGTAAGATGTGCTCCCTTTAAGTGCGGCCCCGATTACATAGATCCGATGTTCCATAAAGCGGTGCTGGGGATGGACAGCGAGAATCTGGATACGTTCCTGTGCGGCAGGGACGAAGTGCGCTCCATCCTGGCAAGAAGAGGAAGGGGAATGGAGATTGCCCTGATCGAAGGGGTGATGGGGTATTATGACGGCCTGGGAGGAATATCCTGCGAGGCCAGCGCCTATGACGTGGCGGATGCCACGGATACGCCGGCGGTATTGATCGTGGACTGCAAGGGGGCAAGCAAGTCTGTCATACCTGTGATCCAGGGGATTCTTAACTACCAGGAAGACAGCCATATCAAAGGAGTTATCTTAAACCGCCTGTCCCCGATGATGTATGGGCGGATGAAAGAGATGATAGAAAAAGAAACGAGGATAGAAGTCCTGGGGTATGTGCCTGTCCTTGAAGACTGCGAACTTGAGAGCAGGCATCTGGGATTGAAGATGCCGCATGAAGTAGATGGACTTGAAGAGCGGCTGCTTCGGATCAGCCGGACGCTGGAAGAGACGCTGGAGATCGACAGGATGCTTAGCCTTGCAGAGACTGCGCCAGAGATAGAGGTGCAGGAAGAACAGGCAAGCGGCAGGAATAGGAAGACAGGCAGAACTGAAGAAGTCCGGGTCGGACTTGCCAGGGATGAGGCTTTCTGCTTTATGTACCAGGAGAATCTCCGCCTGCTTCAGGACTGGGGGATCCGCCTGGTTCCCTTTTCTCCGCTCCATGATGCGGCTTTGCCGGCAGATCTGCACGGCCTTCTGCTATACGGCGGCTACCCGGAACTTTATGCCCAGACCCTTAGCAGGAATGTCGGAATGCGTGAGAGCATTCGCCGGGCAGTCACGGGAGGGATGCCCTGCATGGCAGAGTGCGGAGGATTCATGTATCTGATGGAAGAGATGGAGGATGCGGATGGAAAACGCTATCCCATGGCTGGAGTCCTGGAAGGGAAATGCTATCCCACTCCAAGGCTTAAGCGGTTCGGATATATTACATTGACGGGCGGGCAGGCATTTGGAAAAGATGTCGGCGATATACCGGCCCATGAATTTCATTATTATGACGCTGACAGATGCGGGGAAGGGTACACGGCCAGGAAGCCGCTGTCTGAGCGTTCCTGGAAATGCATGGTCAGCACGGACACTATGCTTGCAGGATATCCCCATATCCATTACGATGGAAACCAGGAAGTTGCCAGAGCATTTCTGGAAGCATGCAGAAAGAGGAAGAATGATGACCATAGAGAAGATAATAGATAG
- the cobK gene encoding precorrin-6A reductase, giving the protein MKESKILLFAGTTEGRELAEYLVERKVKVHACVATPYGESLLPKNRLLSISHQRLDECQMRELIKEFAPRYVVDATHPFAKEVTENIKRACIEVKAPYIRLLREAGQAGESVCVEDVEAAVEYLEGTSGNILVTTGSKELENYTRLTDYQERIFARVLSVGDVAVKCEELGIRGRHLICMQGPFSVEMNLAMLREYKISYLVTKESGIAGGYPQKCEAAAMAGVGLVVIGRPQQEAGMSLEEVIKFLKNEINLQDKWKVSLVGIGMGTAETLTAEGKEACKKARLLIGAKRMLETADQRQHTYASYQPEEIVNYIKEHPEYENVAVLLSGDAGFYSGASRLLKRLEDEPQIEARVIPGISSVAYFCAKLGVSWEDAALRSLHGRQDNILAAVREHEKTVILAGSAQSVRSLCRKLAEYGYGSLKVCVGADLSYDTEKIIEGTAESLQEYQGADLAVIYVENPDTCKGMAVHGLPDGEFMRGDVPMTKEEVRSISLSKLRLAKDSVVYDVGAGTGSVAVEAALRVTDGIVYAVEKKEEAIELIEKNQKKMKADNLVIVKGEAPDALLGLPAPDCVFIGGSTGNLKGILDTVYQKNKKARVVINTITLETLTEAKHCMEELPVAEEEIVQISVSRSKKAGRYHMMLGLNPVTVISFTLHGKKDEEA; this is encoded by the coding sequence ATGAAAGAGAGTAAAATTCTGTTGTTCGCGGGAACGACAGAGGGAAGAGAATTAGCAGAATATCTGGTGGAGCGTAAAGTCAAAGTCCATGCATGCGTGGCAACGCCCTATGGGGAGAGCCTGCTTCCTAAAAACAGGCTTTTGAGCATATCCCACCAAAGGCTGGACGAATGCCAGATGCGGGAGCTTATAAAGGAATTTGCCCCCCGCTATGTGGTAGATGCGACACATCCTTTCGCAAAGGAAGTGACAGAGAATATCAAGCGTGCCTGCATAGAGGTGAAAGCTCCATATATAAGGCTTCTCCGGGAGGCAGGACAGGCAGGGGAGTCTGTGTGCGTAGAGGATGTGGAGGCAGCCGTGGAATACCTGGAGGGTACCAGCGGAAATATTCTGGTTACGACAGGAAGCAAAGAACTGGAGAACTATACCAGGCTGACCGATTACCAGGAACGTATCTTTGCCAGAGTCCTGTCTGTAGGGGATGTGGCAGTTAAGTGCGAGGAACTGGGAATCCGGGGCCGCCACCTCATCTGTATGCAGGGACCGTTTTCTGTGGAAATGAACCTGGCGATGTTAAGAGAATACAAGATTTCCTATCTGGTAACGAAGGAATCCGGCATTGCCGGCGGATATCCGCAAAAATGCGAGGCAGCAGCCATGGCCGGCGTTGGCCTGGTGGTGATAGGAAGGCCCCAGCAGGAAGCGGGAATGAGTCTGGAGGAAGTTATTAAGTTTCTTAAAAATGAAATAAATTTACAGGACAAGTGGAAAGTTTCTCTGGTGGGTATTGGAATGGGAACGGCGGAGACCTTGACGGCAGAGGGAAAAGAGGCGTGCAAGAAGGCCCGGCTGCTGATCGGTGCAAAAAGGATGCTGGAAACAGCCGATCAGCGGCAGCATACGTATGCTTCCTATCAGCCGGAGGAAATCGTCAATTATATCAAAGAACATCCCGAATATGAGAATGTAGCCGTGCTTTTGTCCGGGGATGCGGGATTCTACAGTGGGGCTTCCAGGCTTCTTAAGAGGCTGGAAGACGAGCCTCAGATAGAGGCCAGGGTCATTCCAGGCATTTCTTCCGTGGCGTATTTTTGCGCGAAACTCGGCGTATCCTGGGAGGATGCGGCACTAAGAAGCCTGCATGGAAGGCAGGATAATATCCTTGCAGCAGTCAGGGAGCATGAAAAGACGGTGATCCTGGCAGGATCAGCCCAGAGTGTTCGAAGCCTTTGCAGAAAACTGGCAGAATACGGATATGGGAGCCTGAAGGTCTGCGTAGGCGCAGATCTTTCCTATGACACCGAGAAGATCATAGAAGGAACGGCAGAATCCCTTCAGGAATACCAGGGGGCAGATCTTGCCGTAATCTATGTGGAGAATCCGGATACTTGCAAAGGAATGGCAGTGCATGGATTGCCGGATGGCGAATTTATGCGGGGAGATGTCCCCATGACGAAAGAGGAAGTAAGAAGCATCTCTCTCTCAAAACTGCGTCTCGCGAAGGATTCCGTGGTCTACGATGTAGGCGCGGGCACCGGTTCCGTAGCGGTGGAGGCTGCGCTTAGGGTGACGGATGGAATCGTATATGCCGTTGAGAAAAAGGAAGAGGCCATTGAATTGATTGAAAAGAACCAAAAGAAGATGAAGGCAGATAATCTGGTGATCGTAAAGGGTGAGGCCCCGGATGCGCTTTTGGGCCTTCCGGCGCCGGACTGCGTATTCATCGGCGGCAGCACGGGGAATCTGAAAGGAATCCTGGATACGGTCTATCAGAAGAATAAAAAGGCGCGGGTAGTCATTAATACGATCACGCTGGAAACGTTAACGGAAGCAAAACACTGTATGGAGGAACTGCCAGTCGCGGAAGAAGAGATCGTCCAGATCTCTGTATCCAGATCGAAGAAGGCCGGGAGGTATCACATGATGCTGGGGCTGAACCCGGTGACGGTGATTAGTTTTACATTGCATGGGAAGAAGGATGAAGAAGCATGA